One Purpureocillium takamizusanense chromosome 1, complete sequence genomic window carries:
- a CDS encoding uncharacterized protein (EggNog:ENOG503P2IJ), giving the protein MSTAAVARPQTASFSFGKQQPLIRSATKKAMSITQTYYLAHKARAKLSREAAQPDHDLRLLVGHANLLDSLMLELADAEREQERWFNQSVRGSSSDKTAARHVQWADSIAEQPEDEYDSDSSDSDSDFDYEDDVEMTPAVSVSARTPVVTSRPVAAYDDEQEMGDDLEEDYAQLELVRTPSHSNSPPELLADHDSEESDDESMPPSPADALLPYTEKEAKEQGSLYDEEYYVSRRSPAGLVSAISVY; this is encoded by the coding sequence ATGTCCACTGCCGCAGTTGCTCGACCACAAACTGCAAGCTTCTCCTTTGGAAAGCAACAACCACTCATCCGATCCGCCACCAAGAAAGCCATGTCCATCACGCAGACTTACTACCTGGCTCACAAGGCCCGGGCCAAGCTCTCTCGCGAGGCGGCCCAGCCTGATCACGACCTCCGCCTGCTCGTAGGGCACGCCAACCTCCTCGACTCCCTGAtgcttgagcttgccgatgccgagcgcGAGCAGGAGCGCTGGTTCAACCAGTCGGTTCGCGGCTCTTCAAGCGATAAGactgccgcccgccacgtccAGTGGGCCGATAGCATCGCTGAgcagcccgaggacgagtacGACTCCGACTCTTCTGACTCCGATTCCGACTTTGACTACGAGGACGACGTTGAGATGAcccccgccgtctccgtctccgcccGGACGCCGGTCGTCACTTCCCGACCGGTGGCCGcctacgacgacgagcaggaaatgggcgacgacctcgaaGAGGACTacgcccagctcgagctcgtccggACACCATCCCACTCCAACTCGCCGCCCGAGCTTCTCGCCGACCACGACTCTGAAGAGTCTGACGACGAGTCGATGCCGCCATCACCTGCCGACGCCTTGCTGCCCTACACCgagaaggaggccaaggagcagggTTCGCTGTACGACGAAGAGTACTACGTCTCGCGGAGGTCTCCCGCGGGCCTGGTATCTGCCATCTCGGTATACTAG